One Augochlora pura isolate Apur16 chromosome 10, APUR_v2.2.1, whole genome shotgun sequence DNA window includes the following coding sequences:
- the LOC144475633 gene encoding vanin-like protein 1 has translation MEGAAIMRAAVGLLGFLLTVQLSQQAAVQDSRNYYIGAVVEFAPITKIENGTLTLLTNAAKYVEFIQEAKKQNADIIVFPEDGLTSYIMPGKSKMDPWTTAIPSPEDNFVPCTQNRTDVSETLKVLSCAARDNSIYLVVNIAEKEVLKNGTVYHNTNMAFDRQGKIVARYRKVNLYGEDQFSVVEPPEIVTFDTDFGVKFGTFICFDILFATPALDLTRLKGVTDIVYSTAWFSEAPFLTAVQTQYGWSYGENVNMLAAGYNNPRSGSAGSGIYLGEQGIAVATMTEHRQNRLLVAQVPKKSPKTSPQKFTTLPEKGNLENSTESCYTLNMTGDIVNDVFIKRDNIVPFTNVILNEDSFRKTLCHNDFCCEFQGTKSDKSEVKSIYRAVVFNGCRHYGRTEEADIRTCALIQCSNDSVASCGVIKQSDATFDHIHITTTINNYSKMLVIPTTLNSSLLPFTTWSMNKEVVENGTKFTIALNKQTRDVSTFGLYMRPFNKTSGSPKLFESSMIIVLSLVSSLYLAGNRL, from the exons ATGGAAGGTGCAGCAATCATGCGTGCAGCTGTGGGTCTTTTGGGATTCTTGCTAACCGTGCAACTTTCGCAACAG GCGGCAGTGCAGGACTCACGGAATTATTATATCGGAGCGGTAGTGGAATTCGCGCCGATCACCAAGATTGAAAATGGCACGCTAACCCTGCTGACCAACGCGGCGAAGTACGTAGAGTTCATACAGGAGGCAAAAAAACAG AACGCTGACATCATAGTGTTCCCGGAGGATGGATTAACGTCGTACATTATGCCAGGAAAGTCCAAGATGGATCCCTGGACTACAGCTATACCTTCTCCCGAGGACAACTTTGTTCCGTGCACGCAGAATCGAACCGACGTCAGCGAA ACATTAAAGGTTCTATCGTGCGCGGCGCGGGATAACAGCATTTATCTGGTAGTAAACATTGCCGAAAAAGAAGTTCTCAAGAATGGGACGGTCTACCATAACACTAACATGGCGTTCGACCGACAGGGCAAAATTGTCGCCAG GTACCGTAAAGTGAATCTCTACGGCGAGGATCAATTCTCGGTGGTTGAGCCGCCGGAAATCGTCACCTTTGACACTGATTTCGGTGTCAAATTCGGCACATTCATATGCTTCGACATCCTATTCGCGACTCCAGCGCTCGATCTGACGAGGTTGAAGGGCGTCACGGACATTGTGTACAGCACCGCCTGGTTCTCCGAAGCACCATTTCTCACAG CCGTTCAAACGCAATACGGATGGTCCTATGGCGAGAATGTGAATATGCTGGCAGCCGGGTACAACAATCCGAGATCCGGGAGCGCCGGAAGCGGCATCTATTTGG GTGAACAGGGGATAGCTGTTGCAACCATGACTGAACATAGGCAGAACCGATTACTGGTCGCTCAGGTACCAAAGAAGTCTCCAAAGACGTCTCCGCAGAAGTTCACGACTTTGCCAGAGAAAGGCAATTTGGAAAATAGCACGGAAAGTTGCTACACGTTGAATATGACGGGGGACATTGTTAACGATGTTTTCATTAAGCGTGACAACATTGTACCGTTCACGAACGTTATCTTGAACGAAGATTCGTTCCGTAAAACATTATGCCACAATGATTTCTGTTGCGAATTTCAAGGCACAAAATCTGATAAATCAGAAGTGAAATCCATTTATCGGGCTGTGGTGTTCAATGGCTGTCGTCATTATGGTCGCACGGAGGAAGCCGATATTCGAACATGCGCGTTGATTCAATGTTCTAACGATTCCGTCGCTTCTTGCGGAGTTATTAAACAGTCAGATGCGACGTTTGACCATATTCACATCACCACGAcgatcaataattattcaaagatGTTGGTGATACCTACCACGTTGAACTCCTCGTTGCTTCCGTTCACAACTTGGAGCATGAACAAAGAGGTAGTCGAAAACGGAACCAAATTCACGATAGCTCTCAATAAACAGACAAGAGATGTATCTACTTTCGGCCTATATATGCGACCGTTCAACAAAACTAGTGGATCACCTAAACTGTTCGAATCGAGTATGATCATTGTACTAAGTCTAGTGTCCAGCCTCTACTTGGCCGGAAACCGACTCTAA
- the LOC144475640 gene encoding cytochrome b-c1 complex subunit Rieske, mitochondrial, which translates to MSKMAYLRIPPTDLSASIRILGSWLSCRYAHSDLPKVSFQEYRKNSVTHPNVSATRSADERKVKATLSSFVFGVANMYSVKCHLLHYILFMSPSRDVLAEAQSEISLDNIPEGKTLVAKWRGKPVFVYHRSQNIIDQERKVSLSELRHPESDEERAVRPEWLIMIGICTHLGCIPIPNAGNIPGGFYCPCHGSHFDGSGRIRQGPAPTNMEIPEYKFLDNNAILIG; encoded by the exons ATGTCAAAAATGGCGTACCTCAGAATACCGCCGACCGATCTCTCTGCTTCGATTCGAATATTAGGTTCCTGGCTGAGCTGCAGATATGCTCACTCGGATTTGCCGAAAGTTAGCTTTCAAGAGTACCGCAAGAATTCTGTCACACATCCTAACGTGTCTGCTACAAGGTCTGCAGACGAACGAAAAGTTAAAGCTACCCTATCGTCTTTCG TGTTCGGCGTTGCAAACATGTACAGTGTGAAGTGCCACTTGTTACATTACATCTTATTCATGTCACCATCGCGAGACGTTCTAGCAGAGGCGCAGTCAGAAATTAGTTTGGATAACATACCCGAGGGAAAAACGTTGGTCGCCAAATGGCGAGGAAAACCGGTTTTCGTCTATCACCG TTCGCAGAACATCATAGACCAAGAACGAAAAGTATCACTCTCGGAGCTAAGACACCCAGAGAGCGATGAGGAAAGGGCTGTAAGGCCTGAGTGGTTGATTATGATTGGAATCTGCACACATCTCGGATGTATTCCGATCCCAAATGCTGGCAATATCCCTGGAGGGTTCTATTGTCCATGTCATGGCTCGCACTTCGACGGTTCTGGCCGCATACGTCAGGGACCAGCCCCCACCAACATGGAAATACCCGAATACAAGTTTCTCGACAATAACGCCATCCTTATTGGTTGA
- the Med11 gene encoding mediator complex subunit 11 isoform X2 yields the protein MTPPMERIQTLETIEKDIIVCLQSAGQAFVELSKEKSSLKQAEAQTQQFLKTLGHVESKLSEQINYLTQVSTGQPHEGSGYASQKVLQMAWHRLEHARSRVNELERIKNKPR from the exons ATGACGCCGCCGATGGAAAGGATACAGACCTTGGAAACTATTGAGAAGGATATTATCGTGTGTTTACAAAGTGCAG GGCAAGCATTTGTGGAGCTTAGCAAAGAAAAATCTAGTTTAAAGCAAGCAGAGGCACAaacgcaacaatttttaaaaacgttgGGTCACGTCGAATCAAAGTTAAGCGaacaaatcaattatttaactcAAGTTTCGACAG GACAACCGCACGAAGGTTCAGGATATGCAAGTCAGAAGGTTTTGCAAATGGCTTGGCATAGGTTAGAACACGCGCGAAGCCGAGTGAACGAACTAGAACGTATAAAAAACAAACCGAGGTGA
- the Med11 gene encoding mediator complex subunit 11 isoform X1, with the protein MTPPMERIQTLETIEKDIIVCLQSAGQAFVELSKEKSSLKQAEAQTQQFLKTLGHVESKLSEQINYLTQVSTGQPHEGSGYASQKVLQMAWHRLEHARSRVNELERIKNKPRNIPVANA; encoded by the exons ATGACGCCGCCGATGGAAAGGATACAGACCTTGGAAACTATTGAGAAGGATATTATCGTGTGTTTACAAAGTGCAG GGCAAGCATTTGTGGAGCTTAGCAAAGAAAAATCTAGTTTAAAGCAAGCAGAGGCACAaacgcaacaatttttaaaaacgttgGGTCACGTCGAATCAAAGTTAAGCGaacaaatcaattatttaactcAAGTTTCGACAG GACAACCGCACGAAGGTTCAGGATATGCAAGTCAGAAGGTTTTGCAAATGGCTTGGCATAGGTTAGAACACGCGCGAAGCCGAGTGAACGAACTAGAACGTATAAAAAACAAACCGAG GAACATTCCGGTTGCAAACGCGTAA
- the Rtgef gene encoding rho-type guanine nucleotide exchange factor: MSKLDAPKFVTALYSFKGKNNDELCFKKGDTIMITQTDDEGWWEGTLNDKTGWFPSNYVKECRASDSGPTTLSKMSPEKTVQESPVHQKLNRDIVLKDILDSERVNVVELQGLTNNFLLPLESANILTKEEYKQLLSNVHEILDAHQRLLISLETAIAQGSSRVGNLFLTLAPKLKSIHATYCANHPRAVCILDRYRDELNEFMEHSGAISPGILVLTTGLSKPFRRLDKYSAMLQELERYMEKNHPDRGDTQRAISVYREIAERCASIRKQRELALQVLTSGIKGWEGEELSSLGEILYVGAVTLASGTTGLDRRDRYFVLFPTTLLVLSASPRMSSFVYEGKLPLTGINIIPTEDSEEIRNAFEITGPMIESIHVLCTTKEDRQRWIEFLVQEQTTSNLVKSPSTASRVSQQNGKQQPQPQPQHQRSIAEQCPPLGIRTAWCIASLRPAPPLYAFRAFGKTDPSLDLSRAPRPCNERQFEEDAIILKVIEAYCLTVNARFTVHSGESTSVLDYGSQKTRDRTSLTHNKGDWDFCSNRTLSETVKTLKSQMTDLQSQMSLLTKQLDEERKSRLSLAATVKRSMGVVDGSMP; encoded by the exons ATGTCGAAGCTCGACGCGCCAAAGTTTGTGACCGCACTTTATTCCTTCAAAGGAAAAAACAATGACGAG ctttgttttaaaaaaggtGATACGATTATGATAACTCAAACAGATGATGAAGGTTGGTGGGAAGGTACATTGAACGATAAAACAGGATGGTTTCCATCAAATTATGTGAAAGAATGCAGAGCATCAG ACAGTGGACCCACTACTCTCTCAAAAATGTCTCCAGAAAAAACAGTGCAGGAATCACCTGTACATCAAAAGCTAAACCGTGACATTGTATTAAAGGATATATTGGACTCTGAAAGGGTGAACGTGGTTGAACTACAAGGCCTgaccaataattttttacttccCTTAGAATCAGCAAACAT ATTGACCAAAGAGGAGTACAAGCAACTTTTGAGCAATGTACATGAAATTTTGGATGCCCATCAAAGATTACTCATCAGCCTAGAGACAGCTATAGCACAGGGTTCTTCGAGAGTCGGCAATCTCTTCTTAACCCTAGCACCTAAACTGAAGTCCATTCACGCTACATATTGCGCAAATCATCCAAGAGCTGTCTGCATTTTAGATCGCTACAG AGATGAATTGAACGAATTTATGGAGCACAGTGGAGCGATATCACCTGGAATTTTAGTATTAACTACTGGCCTAAGTAAACCTTTTCGAAGATTGGACAAATATTCTGCTATGCTTCAAGAATTGGAAAGGTACATGGAGAAAAATCATCCTGATAGAGGTGATACCCAGCGCGCTATATCTGTATATAGGGAAATTGCG GAACGATGCGCGTCCATTCGAAAACAACGTGAACTAGCCCTACAAGTATTAACCAGTGGTATTAAGGGATGGGAGGGAGAAGAACTAAGCTCTTTAGGAGAAATTCTCTATGTTGGGGCTGTAACTTTAGCAAGTGGAACAACCGGATTGGATCGTCGGGACAGATACTTTGTCCTTTTCCCTACGACCTTGTTGGTGCTTAGCGCAAGTCCAAGAATGAGTTCTTTCGTTTACGAG GGAAAACTTCCCTTAACTGGCATTAATATCATTCCAACAGAAGATAGCGAAGAAATTAGAAACGCTTTTGAAATTACAG GACCGATGATCGAAAGTATCCATGTGCTCTGCACAACCAAAGAAGACCGACAACGATGGATCGAATTTTTAGTACAAGAACAAACGACCAGCAATCTTGTAAAATCACCGTCGACAGCGTCACGT GTGAGTCAGCAGAATGGGAAACAACAACCGCAACCACAACCGCAACATCAACGATCGATTGCGGAACAGTGTCCACCTTTAGGAATTAGAACAGCTTGGTGCATCGCTTCGTTACGTCCAGCTCCTCCACTCTACGCTTTCAGGGCATTTGGTAAAACCGATCCGAGTTTGGATTTATCACGTGCACCACGACCGTGCA ATGAACGACAATTTGAAGAGGACGCGATTATACTGAAGGTTATTGAGGCATATTGCCTTACCGTGAACGCTAGGTTCACTGTGCACTCTGGAGAATCAACTT CGGTGTTAGATTACGGATCGCAGAAAACACGTGACAGAACATCTTTGACGCACAACAAAGGAGACTGGGATTTTTGTAGCAACAG GACATTATCGGAAACAGTGAAAACACTGAAAAGTCAAATGACCGATTTGCAATCGCAAATGTCTCTATTGACGAAACAATTGGATGAAGAAAGGAAGTCCCGGCTTTCCTTAGCCGCCACGGTGAAGCGAAGCATGGGTGTTGTAGATGGATCGATGCCCTGA